The following are encoded in a window of Streptomyces sp. Go-475 genomic DNA:
- the nuoK gene encoding NADH-quinone oxidoreductase subunit NuoK, whose product MNPVNYLYLAALLFTIGATGVLIRRNAIVVFMCIELMLNACNLAFVAFSRMHGNLDGQIIAFFTMVVAAAEVVVGLAIIVSLFRARHSASVDDASLMKL is encoded by the coding sequence GTGAACCCCGTCAACTACCTCTATCTCGCGGCCCTGCTGTTCACGATCGGCGCCACCGGCGTGCTGATCAGGCGCAACGCGATCGTCGTGTTCATGTGCATCGAGCTCATGCTCAACGCCTGCAACCTCGCGTTCGTCGCCTTCTCCCGGATGCACGGCAACCTCGACGGCCAGATCATCGCCTTCTTCACGATGGTCGTCGCCGCCGCGGAGGTCGTGGTCGGGCTCGCGATCATCGTGTCCCTGTTCCGCGCCCGCCACTCGGCCTCGGTCGACGACGCCAGCCTGATGAAGCTGTAA
- the nuoL gene encoding NADH-quinone oxidoreductase subunit L encodes MENLIALLVAAPLLGAAVLLCGGRRLDAVGHWIGTLLAAVSFVLGLVLFTDMLGQDAEHRVMGQHLFSWIPVEGFQADVAFRLDQLSMTFVLLITGVGSLIHLYSVGYMEHDERRRRFFGYLNLFLAAMLILVLADNYLLLYVGWEGVGLASYLLIGFWQHKPSAATAAKKAFLVNRVGDMGLSIAIMLMFLWFGTFAFGPVLGSHEEAGLAGAAGEDKLTAIALMLLLAACGKSAQVPLQSWLGDAMEGPTPVSALIHAATMVTAGVYLIVRSGAIFNGAPDAQLVVTIVGAVTLLFGAIVGCAKDDIKKALAGSTMSQIGYMILAAGLGPIGYVFAIMHLVTHGFFKAGLFLGAGSVMHGMNDEVDMRRYGGLRKYMPVTFVTFGLGYLAIIGFPGLSGFFSKDKIIEAAFAKGGTEGWILGACALLGAAITAYYMTRVMLMTFFGEERWRHAPTPSPAEPDVEPAAETRGEYTPPHPHESPKVMTIPMIVLAVGSVAGGAFFSIGDRFLHWLEPITGHDHGHPPISALTVTLSTVAVMVLGVALAWSQYGRRPVPAVAPRGSLLTRAARRDLLQDDFNHVVLVRGGEHLTRSLVYVDHTLVDGVVNGTAASVGGLSGRMRRLQNGFARSYAVSMFGGAAVIVAATLLMRAV; translated from the coding sequence GTGGAGAACCTCATTGCGCTGCTGGTGGCGGCGCCCCTGCTCGGAGCGGCGGTCCTGCTGTGCGGTGGACGCCGGCTGGACGCCGTCGGCCACTGGATCGGCACGCTGCTCGCGGCCGTCTCCTTCGTGCTCGGTCTCGTCCTGTTCACCGACATGCTGGGCCAGGACGCCGAACACCGCGTCATGGGCCAGCACCTGTTCAGCTGGATCCCGGTCGAGGGCTTCCAGGCGGACGTCGCCTTCCGCCTCGACCAGCTGTCCATGACGTTCGTGCTGCTGATCACGGGCGTCGGATCGCTGATCCACCTGTACTCCGTCGGCTACATGGAGCACGACGAGCGGCGCCGCCGCTTCTTCGGCTATCTGAACCTGTTCCTCGCGGCGATGCTGATCCTCGTCCTCGCCGACAACTACCTGCTGCTGTACGTCGGCTGGGAGGGCGTCGGTCTCGCCTCCTACCTGCTGATCGGCTTCTGGCAGCACAAGCCCAGCGCCGCCACGGCCGCGAAGAAGGCCTTCCTGGTCAACCGCGTCGGCGACATGGGCCTGTCCATCGCGATCATGCTGATGTTCCTGTGGTTCGGCACGTTCGCCTTCGGGCCGGTGCTCGGCAGCCACGAGGAGGCAGGACTCGCCGGTGCCGCCGGTGAGGACAAGCTGACCGCGATCGCCCTGATGCTGCTGCTCGCCGCCTGCGGCAAGTCCGCCCAGGTGCCGCTGCAGTCCTGGCTAGGGGACGCGATGGAGGGCCCGACCCCGGTCTCGGCCCTCATCCACGCCGCGACGATGGTGACCGCGGGCGTCTACCTGATCGTCCGCTCCGGAGCCATCTTCAACGGCGCTCCGGACGCGCAGTTGGTCGTCACGATCGTCGGCGCGGTCACGCTCCTGTTCGGTGCGATCGTCGGTTGCGCGAAGGACGACATCAAGAAGGCCCTGGCCGGCTCGACCATGTCGCAGATCGGCTACATGATCCTCGCCGCGGGCCTCGGCCCCATCGGCTACGTCTTCGCGATCATGCATCTGGTGACGCACGGCTTCTTCAAGGCCGGGCTCTTCCTCGGCGCCGGCTCGGTCATGCACGGGATGAACGACGAGGTCGACATGCGGAGGTACGGCGGCCTCAGGAAGTACATGCCGGTCACCTTCGTCACCTTCGGCCTCGGCTACCTGGCCATCATCGGCTTCCCGGGCCTGTCCGGCTTCTTCTCCAAGGACAAGATCATCGAGGCGGCGTTCGCCAAGGGCGGCACCGAGGGCTGGATCCTCGGCGCCTGCGCCCTGCTCGGCGCGGCCATCACGGCGTACTACATGACGCGCGTGATGCTGATGACCTTCTTCGGCGAGGAGCGCTGGCGCCACGCCCCGACTCCGTCCCCGGCCGAGCCGGACGTGGAGCCCGCCGCCGAGACGCGCGGCGAGTACACCCCGCCGCACCCGCACGAGTCGCCCAAGGTCATGACGATCCCCATGATCGTGCTGGCCGTCGGGTCGGTGGCCGGCGGCGCGTTCTTCAGCATCGGCGACCGCTTCCTGCACTGGCTGGAGCCGATCACCGGCCACGACCACGGCCACCCGCCGATCAGCGCCCTCACGGTCACGCTGTCCACGGTCGCCGTCATGGTCCTCGGCGTCGCCCTCGCCTGGTCGCAGTACGGCCGCCGCCCGGTCCCGGCCGTCGCCCCGCGCGGCTCGCTGCTCACCCGGGCCGCCCGGCGCGACCTGCTCCAGGACGACTTCAACCACGTCGTCCTGGTCCGCGGCGGCGAGCACCTCACGCGGTCCCTGGTCTACGTCGACCACACCCTGGTCGACGGCGTCGTCAACGGCACGGCGGCCTCGGTCGGCGGCCTCTCCGGGCGGATGCGCAGGCTGCAGAACGGCTTCGCCCGCTCCTACGCGGTCTCGATGTTCGGCGGCGCGGCGGTCATCGTCGCCGCGACCCTGCTGATGAGGGCGGTCTGA
- a CDS encoding NADH-quinone oxidoreductase subunit M, whose protein sequence is MSFPLLTATAALPAVGAIATAAVPAAKRTAAKWLALLFSLATLVLAIVVLVRFDPDGDRYQLTESHAWIADFGVRYELGVDGIGVALIGLTALLIPFIILAGWHDADPLETGSSRWRPTQGFFALILAVEAMVILSFEATDVFLFYIFFEAMLIPMYFLIGGFGDRAHEHGEKAAATQRSYAAVKFLLYNLVGGLIMLAAVIGLYVVAGNFSLQEIAEARANGSLDMATSTERWLFLGFFFAFAVKAPLWPLHTWLPNAMQESTAPVAVLITAVVDKVGTFAMLRFCLQLFPEASKWATPAILVLALISIIYGALLAVGQRDIKRLIAYASISHFGFIIMGIFAMTSQGQSGATLYMINHGISTAALMLVAGFLISRRGSRLIADYGGVQKVAPVLAGTFLIGSLATLSLPGLAPFVSEFLVLVGTFTRYPVIGIIATFGIVLAALYTLVLYQRTMTGPVKPEVSAMPDLRVRELVVVAPLVVLLIFLGVYPKPVTQIIDPAVKQTMSDVQKKDPQPEVEAAK, encoded by the coding sequence ATGTCCTTTCCTCTGCTGACAGCGACAGCGGCGCTCCCGGCCGTCGGGGCGATCGCCACGGCCGCCGTACCGGCCGCGAAGCGCACCGCCGCCAAGTGGCTGGCGCTGCTCTTCTCGCTCGCCACGCTCGTCCTGGCGATCGTCGTCCTGGTCCGCTTCGACCCGGACGGCGACCGCTACCAGCTCACCGAGTCCCACGCCTGGATCGCCGACTTCGGCGTCCGCTACGAACTGGGCGTGGACGGCATCGGCGTGGCGCTCATCGGGCTCACGGCGCTGCTGATCCCGTTCATCATCCTCGCGGGCTGGCACGACGCCGACCCGCTGGAGACCGGCAGCAGCCGGTGGCGGCCCACGCAGGGCTTCTTCGCCCTGATCCTCGCCGTCGAGGCGATGGTGATCCTCTCCTTCGAGGCCACCGACGTCTTCCTCTTCTACATCTTCTTCGAAGCCATGCTCATCCCGATGTACTTCCTCATCGGCGGCTTCGGCGACCGTGCCCACGAGCACGGCGAGAAGGCGGCGGCGACGCAACGCTCCTACGCCGCGGTGAAGTTCCTCCTCTACAACCTGGTCGGCGGCCTGATCATGCTGGCCGCGGTGATCGGCCTGTACGTGGTCGCCGGGAACTTCTCGCTCCAGGAGATCGCCGAGGCCCGGGCCAACGGCTCGCTGGACATGGCGACCAGCACCGAGCGGTGGCTGTTCCTCGGCTTCTTCTTCGCCTTCGCGGTGAAGGCGCCGCTGTGGCCGCTGCACACCTGGCTGCCCAACGCGATGCAGGAGTCGACGGCTCCCGTCGCGGTCCTCATCACGGCGGTCGTCGACAAGGTCGGCACCTTCGCGATGCTCCGCTTCTGCCTCCAGCTCTTCCCGGAGGCCAGCAAGTGGGCGACGCCCGCGATCCTCGTCCTCGCCCTGATCAGCATCATCTACGGGGCGCTGCTCGCGGTCGGCCAGCGCGACATCAAGCGGCTGATCGCCTACGCGTCGATCTCCCACTTCGGCTTCATCATCATGGGCATCTTCGCGATGACCAGCCAGGGCCAGTCCGGGGCGACGCTCTACATGATCAACCACGGCATCTCGACGGCCGCGCTGATGCTGGTCGCGGGCTTCCTGATCTCCCGGCGCGGCTCGCGGCTCATCGCCGACTACGGCGGAGTGCAGAAGGTCGCCCCGGTGCTCGCCGGCACGTTCCTGATCGGCAGCCTCGCGACGCTCTCCCTGCCGGGCCTGGCGCCGTTCGTGAGTGAGTTCCTGGTCCTGGTCGGCACGTTCACGCGCTACCCGGTGATCGGCATCATCGCCACCTTCGGCATCGTCCTCGCCGCGCTCTACACCCTCGTCCTCTACCAGCGGACGATGACGGGCCCGGTGAAGCCTGAGGTGAGCGCGATGCCGGACCTCAGGGTGCGGGAACTCGTGGTGGTCGCCCCGCTGGTCGTCCTGCTGATCTTCCTGGGCGTCTACCCGAAGCCCGTCACACAGATCATCGACCCGGCGGTCAAGCAGACCATGTCCGACGTACAGAAGAAGGACCCCCAGCCCGAGGTGGAGGCGGCCAAGTGA
- the nuoN gene encoding NADH-quinone oxidoreductase subunit NuoN, giving the protein MSASAVHILWTTAAEPITKIDAPKFEYGQLAPTLIVVGAAIIGILIEAFVPRTSRYYVQMFVSVVALAAAFAAVVALAADGYGTTKARIAAMGAIAVDGPALFLQGTILLAALVGLFTFAERRLDPVVHGNRVDSFAAQAASVPGSESEKAAVKAGFTTTEVFPLLLFAVAGMLIFPAANDLLTLFVALEVFSLPLYLLCALARRKRLMSQEAAVKYFLLGAFASAFTLFGIALLYGYAGSMSYATIAQVVDGTVQDVNPALADTMGNDALLLVGAALLVMGLLFKVGAVPFHMWTPDVYQGAPTPVTGFMAAATKVAAFGALLRVLYVVLPGLRWDWRPVMWAVAIVTMLGGAIVAITQTDIKRLLAYSSIAHAGFILAGVIATTPDGVSSVLFYLAAYSFVTIGAFAVVTLVRDAGGEATHLSKWAGLGRRSPLVAAVFAVFLLAFAGIPLTSGFAGKFAVFKAAAEGGAAPLVVIGVISSAIAAFFYIRVIVLMFFSEPRPEGPTVAVPSPLTMTAIGVGVAVTLVLGVAPQYFLDLAGQAGVFVR; this is encoded by the coding sequence GTGAGCGCATCAGCCGTCCACATCCTGTGGACAACCGCGGCCGAACCGATCACCAAGATCGACGCGCCGAAGTTCGAGTACGGACAGCTGGCGCCCACCCTGATCGTCGTCGGTGCGGCGATCATCGGGATCCTCATCGAGGCGTTCGTACCGCGCACATCCCGTTACTACGTCCAGATGTTCGTGTCCGTCGTCGCGCTCGCGGCCGCCTTCGCCGCGGTCGTCGCGCTCGCGGCCGACGGGTACGGCACGACCAAGGCACGCATCGCGGCGATGGGCGCGATCGCGGTCGACGGACCGGCCCTCTTCCTCCAGGGCACGATCCTGCTGGCGGCCCTGGTCGGCCTGTTCACCTTCGCCGAGCGGCGCCTCGACCCGGTGGTGCACGGCAACCGGGTCGACTCCTTCGCCGCGCAGGCCGCGTCCGTGCCGGGCAGCGAGAGCGAGAAGGCGGCGGTCAAGGCCGGATTCACCACCACCGAGGTGTTCCCGCTGCTGCTGTTCGCCGTCGCCGGCATGCTGATCTTCCCGGCGGCCAACGACCTGCTGACGCTGTTCGTGGCCCTGGAGGTCTTCTCCCTGCCGCTGTACCTGCTGTGCGCCTTGGCCCGCCGCAAGCGGCTCATGTCGCAGGAGGCGGCGGTCAAGTACTTCCTGCTGGGTGCCTTCGCCTCCGCGTTCACGCTGTTCGGCATCGCGCTGCTGTACGGCTACGCGGGCTCGATGTCGTACGCGACGATCGCGCAGGTCGTCGACGGCACCGTCCAGGACGTGAACCCGGCGCTCGCCGACACCATGGGCAACGACGCGCTGCTGCTGGTCGGCGCCGCCCTGCTGGTGATGGGCCTGCTGTTCAAGGTGGGCGCGGTGCCCTTCCACATGTGGACACCGGACGTGTACCAGGGCGCGCCGACCCCGGTGACCGGCTTCATGGCGGCGGCGACCAAGGTGGCGGCCTTCGGCGCGCTGCTGCGGGTGCTGTACGTCGTCCTGCCCGGCCTGCGCTGGGACTGGCGGCCGGTGATGTGGGCCGTGGCGATCGTCACCATGCTGGGCGGTGCGATCGTCGCGATCACGCAGACCGACATCAAGCGGCTGCTGGCGTACTCGTCGATCGCGCACGCCGGGTTCATCCTCGCGGGTGTCATCGCGACCACGCCCGACGGCGTCTCGTCGGTGCTGTTCTACCTGGCGGCCTACTCGTTCGTGACGATCGGCGCCTTCGCGGTCGTCACGCTCGTGCGTGACGCGGGCGGTGAGGCGACGCACCTGTCCAAGTGGGCCGGGCTCGGGCGCAGGTCCCCGCTGGTGGCGGCCGTGTTCGCGGTGTTCCTGCTGGCCTTCGCGGGCATTCCGCTGACGTCCGGGTTCGCCGGGAAGTTCGCCGTGTTCAAGGCGGCGGCGGAGGGCGGGGCGGCCCCGCTGGTCGTCATCGGCGTCATCTCGTCGGCGATCGCGGCGTTCTTCTACATCCGCGTCATCGTGCTGATGTTCTTCAGCGAGCCGCGGCCCGAGGGCCCGACGGTGGCCGTGCCGTCGCCGCTGACGATGACGGCGATCGGGGTGGGGGTGGCGGTCACGCTGGTGCTCGGTGTGGCGCCGCAGTACTTCCTGGACCTGGCGGGGCAGGCGGGCGTGTTCGTCCGCTGA
- the recQ gene encoding DNA helicase RecQ: protein MTELDAVTETGAGAGAGSGPAGPLGADASEALTALHRVFGYGAFRGEQEAVIEHVVAGGDAVVLMPTGGGKSLCYQIPSLVRPGTGVVVSPLIALMQDQVDALRALGVRAGFMNSTQDFDERRMVEAEFLAGELDLLYLAPERLRLENTLDLLSRGKISVFAIDEAHCVSQWGHDFRPDYLALSLLGERWPDVPRIALTATATRATHQEITERLNMPSARHFVASFDRPNIQYRIVPKADPKKQLLAFLREEHAGDAGIVYCLSRNSVEKTAEFLSRNGIEAVPYHAGLDAGTRAAHQSRFLREDGLVVVATIAFGMGIDKPDVRFVAHLDLPKSVEGYYQETGRAGRDGLPSTAWMAYGLNDVIQQRKLIQSGEGDEAFRRRAQAHLDSMLALCETAQCRRGQLLAYFGQDPDPAGCGNCDTCLTPPETWDGTVAAQKVLSTVVRLQRERGQKFGAVQIVDILLGKRTAKVIQFDHDQLSVFGIGDDLTEGEWRGVIRQLLAQGLLAVEGEYGTLVLTEASGAVLRREREVPLRKEPKKPVTSRSGSSSSSGSGRSERKARTAAAELPEELLPAFEALRAWRAEQAREQGVPAYVIFHDATLREIATVWPTSVRELGGISGVGEKKLATYGEGVLEVLASLGGRPGATPAADPARVAGPTPGRGPGQDTGGPDYWPEMDAEPEPDDWI from the coding sequence ATGACGGAACTGGACGCGGTGACCGAGACGGGGGCCGGCGCCGGTGCGGGCAGCGGCCCCGCCGGACCCCTCGGTGCCGACGCGAGCGAGGCGCTGACCGCGCTGCACCGGGTCTTCGGTTACGGGGCCTTCCGCGGCGAACAGGAAGCGGTCATCGAGCACGTGGTCGCGGGCGGCGACGCCGTCGTGCTCATGCCCACCGGCGGCGGCAAGTCGCTGTGCTACCAGATCCCGTCCCTGGTCAGGCCCGGTACGGGCGTGGTCGTCTCCCCGCTCATCGCCCTGATGCAGGACCAGGTGGACGCGTTGCGGGCACTGGGCGTGCGGGCCGGGTTCATGAACTCCACGCAGGACTTCGACGAGCGCCGGATGGTGGAGGCCGAGTTTCTCGCCGGCGAGCTGGACCTGCTGTACCTGGCGCCGGAGCGGCTGCGGCTGGAGAACACGCTCGATCTGCTCTCGCGCGGCAAGATCTCCGTCTTCGCGATCGACGAGGCGCACTGCGTCTCCCAGTGGGGCCACGACTTCCGGCCCGACTACCTGGCGCTGTCGCTGCTCGGCGAGCGCTGGCCGGACGTGCCGCGCATCGCGCTCACGGCGACGGCCACGCGTGCGACGCACCAGGAGATCACCGAGCGGCTGAACATGCCGTCGGCCCGTCACTTCGTGGCGAGCTTCGACCGGCCCAACATCCAGTACCGGATCGTGCCCAAGGCCGACCCGAAGAAGCAGTTGCTGGCCTTCCTGCGCGAGGAGCACGCGGGCGACGCGGGCATCGTCTACTGCCTGTCGCGCAACTCCGTGGAGAAGACCGCCGAGTTCCTCAGCCGCAACGGCATCGAGGCGGTGCCCTACCACGCGGGCCTGGACGCGGGGACGCGCGCGGCCCACCAGTCCCGCTTCCTGCGGGAGGACGGCCTGGTCGTGGTGGCGACCATCGCCTTCGGCATGGGCATCGACAAGCCGGACGTCCGCTTCGTCGCCCACCTCGACCTGCCCAAGTCGGTCGAGGGCTACTACCAGGAGACGGGCCGGGCCGGGCGGGACGGCCTGCCGTCGACGGCCTGGATGGCCTACGGGCTGAACGACGTCATACAGCAGCGCAAGCTGATCCAGTCCGGTGAGGGCGACGAGGCCTTCCGGCGGCGGGCCCAGGCCCACCTCGACTCGATGCTGGCGCTGTGCGAGACGGCCCAGTGCCGCAGGGGCCAGCTCCTCGCCTACTTCGGCCAGGACCCGGACCCGGCCGGCTGCGGCAACTGCGACACCTGCCTGACCCCACCGGAGACCTGGGACGGCACAGTCGCGGCGCAGAAGGTGCTGTCGACGGTGGTGCGGCTGCAGCGGGAGCGCGGGCAGAAGTTCGGCGCGGTGCAGATCGTCGACATCCTGCTGGGCAAGCGCACCGCCAAGGTCATCCAGTTCGATCACGACCAGCTGTCCGTATTCGGCATCGGCGACGACCTCACCGAGGGCGAATGGCGGGGCGTCATACGGCAGTTGTTGGCACAGGGGCTGCTCGCGGTCGAGGGCGAGTACGGCACGCTGGTGCTGACCGAGGCCAGCGGGGCGGTGCTGCGGCGGGAGCGCGAGGTGCCGCTGCGCAAGGAGCCGAAGAAGCCGGTGACCTCCCGGTCGGGTTCCTCGTCGTCCTCCGGTTCCGGGCGGAGCGAGCGCAAGGCCAGGACGGCCGCGGCCGAGCTGCCCGAGGAACTGCTGCCGGCGTTCGAGGCCCTGCGCGCCTGGCGCGCCGAGCAGGCCCGCGAGCAGGGCGTCCCCGCCTACGTGATCTTCCACGACGCCACGCTCAGGGAGATCGCCACCGTGTGGCCGACGTCGGTGCGCGAACTCGGCGGGATCAGCGGGGTCGGCGAGAAGAAGCTCGCGACGTACGGGGAGGGTGTGCTGGAGGTGCTGGCGTCCTTGGGCGGACGGCCCGGCGCGACTCCGGCGGCCGACCCGGCTCGGGTTGCCGGCCCGACCCCGGGTCGTGGACCCGGCCAGGACACCGGCGGGCCGGACTACTGGCCCGAGATGGACGCGGAGCCGGAGCCCGACGACTGGATATAG